A window from Nodularia sp. NIES-3585 encodes these proteins:
- a CDS encoding ParM/StbA family protein — protein sequence MNSTKKTEKKTRIVLTCDLGGSQTKAIAQVYPDGVPIVLAMSPEVADVGKGSIERLKQQNQFFHGNTAWVGWREEYYVLGELAKSMFAGTAALRDLKYEYAMPKIIGMLWLACRKLNQDDVSEVFLQLLLPPGEVNDGEQLAIDLAQVLKKGVETPTGKVKCKLRHFDVAPEGSGIMAYRRRNLQDKYFQKNIGMLMLGYRNASFYLSTQGSAGKSETSDLGMSWMVRQFVECTSVGLSKDDSRLIWALLAAGKGDFDDLRALSRKTTESGIDSDLKLFQKVLPDVRDEYCRALLRWIRNIAVLDEIVICGGTAEFVRQELTEHFENEGIPIIWNGNVSIPAKLNTLDLGDRVTDVWTSHISHIKMLDNNLGHDRQGRTLVPTDNQPTYSNGKVPEDVWIQKGFMPMHEGV from the coding sequence ATGAATAGTACAAAGAAAACGGAAAAAAAGACTAGGATAGTCTTGACTTGTGATTTAGGTGGCAGTCAGACTAAAGCGATCGCACAAGTATATCCAGACGGAGTACCGATAGTGTTGGCGATGTCCCCAGAAGTGGCAGATGTGGGCAAAGGTTCAATTGAGCGATTGAAGCAACAAAATCAATTTTTTCATGGCAACACTGCATGGGTGGGATGGAGAGAAGAATACTATGTATTAGGTGAATTAGCGAAAAGTATGTTTGCGGGGACGGCGGCACTACGGGATTTGAAGTATGAATATGCCATGCCCAAAATCATTGGTATGTTGTGGCTAGCTTGCCGTAAATTGAATCAGGACGATGTGAGCGAGGTGTTTTTACAACTATTGCTACCACCAGGAGAAGTCAATGATGGTGAGCAGTTAGCAATAGACTTAGCACAAGTGTTGAAAAAAGGTGTAGAGACACCGACAGGAAAAGTGAAATGTAAGTTACGACATTTTGATGTTGCGCCTGAAGGGTCTGGAATTATGGCGTATCGTCGGCGTAATCTCCAAGATAAATATTTTCAAAAAAATATCGGAATGCTGATGTTGGGATATCGCAATGCCAGTTTTTACCTGTCAACACAAGGTAGTGCTGGGAAATCAGAAACAAGCGATTTGGGAATGAGTTGGATGGTACGTCAGTTTGTGGAATGTACATCTGTAGGGTTATCAAAGGATGATTCGCGTTTGATTTGGGCTTTATTGGCAGCAGGTAAGGGCGATTTTGATGACCTACGTGCTTTATCACGTAAAACTACGGAGTCTGGAATAGACTCGGATTTAAAGCTGTTTCAAAAAGTATTACCAGATGTGCGCGATGAATATTGTCGTGCTTTACTTAGATGGATCAGAAATATTGCGGTTTTGGATGAAATTGTGATTTGTGGTGGGACGGCTGAGTTTGTTCGACAAGAGTTAACTGAACATTTTGAAAATGAGGGTATACCGATTATTTGGAATGGCAATGTTTCAATTCCGGCTAAGTTAAATACTCTTGATTTGGGCGATAGAGTAACTGATGTTTGGACAAGTCATATTAGCCACATTAAAATGTTAGACAACAATTTGGGTCATGATCGTCAAGGAAGAACTTTAGTGCCAACCGATAACCAACCAACGTATAGCAATGGCAAGGTTCCCGAAGACGTATGGATTCAAAAGGGTTTCATGCCCATGCACGAAGGGGTGTGA
- a CDS encoding DUF6753 family protein: protein MAISMEDAMRGYSESEQAKIQELSLSLGISPDDPMFQIMLFLGRYEETMIEIPARMEAMVEAWAVLIDRKLEQTSKTTQSMHYAVVSSSVREVLAEELPNLSPKTLQPGMMKLGIWPISAIFGGVMAAGALLGSLTTWNIVANYVGAASIVTNNDLQLLEWVKSEEGRFVRGIVENNQSTISACKADKNRLQGHCLIKIK from the coding sequence ATGGCGATTTCGATGGAAGATGCAATGCGTGGGTATTCGGAATCAGAGCAAGCTAAGATTCAGGAACTATCCCTTTCTCTGGGCATTTCTCCTGATGATCCGATGTTTCAGATCATGCTATTTCTGGGACGATATGAAGAGACAATGATTGAAATTCCGGCTCGAATGGAAGCGATGGTCGAGGCGTGGGCTGTTCTCATCGACCGAAAATTGGAGCAAACCAGCAAAACAACTCAGTCCATGCACTATGCCGTTGTTAGTTCTTCTGTAAGAGAAGTTTTAGCAGAAGAATTACCAAATTTGTCACCAAAAACCCTACAACCAGGAATGATGAAACTGGGGATTTGGCCTATCTCTGCAATTTTTGGAGGGGTGATGGCGGCAGGGGCGCTCTTGGGTTCCCTCACTACTTGGAATATTGTCGCTAATTACGTAGGTGCTGCATCTATTGTTACTAATAATGATTTGCAACTTCTGGAATGGGTAAAATCTGAAGAGGGAAGGTTTGTTAGGGGAATAGTTGAAAATAATCAATCAACTATCTCCGCTTGTAAAGCGGACAAAAATCGACTCCAAGGACATTGCCTGATTAAAATTAAATAG
- a CDS encoding response regulator transcription factor yields the protein MIQIAVIEDEPLIRMGIRAVIAEDPNMDLCGEAETGEKGIILVEKTKPDIVLVDIGLPDINGLQVIPTIKERSNAQVIIITCQSNEIIVNAAFESGADSYLLKQDTENITYAINRTYRKERFLDPKITKFFLKPNSKKGLRKGKLYEAKLTTTEIKILKLIACGLSNRLIANKLFITQNTVKCHVSNIFIKMNARNRVGAIAQGQKLGYLQNCDLLQANIEEEAI from the coding sequence ATGATTCAAATAGCAGTCATTGAAGACGAACCCCTGATCAGAATGGGCATCAGGGCAGTAATCGCTGAAGATCCAAATATGGATTTATGTGGGGAAGCGGAAACTGGTGAAAAAGGGATTATCCTGGTAGAGAAAACCAAACCCGACATTGTTTTAGTCGATATTGGGTTGCCCGACATTAATGGGTTACAAGTTATTCCCACTATTAAAGAGAGAAGCAATGCTCAGGTAATTATTATTACCTGCCAATCTAATGAAATTATAGTAAATGCAGCTTTTGAATCTGGGGCAGATTCATATTTGTTGAAGCAAGACACAGAAAATATTACCTACGCAATTAACCGAACATATAGAAAAGAAAGATTTTTAGACCCTAAAATCACAAAATTTTTTTTAAAACCTAATTCCAAAAAAGGACTGAGAAAAGGCAAATTATACGAAGCCAAACTTACTACAACTGAAATCAAGATATTAAAATTAATAGCTTGTGGTTTATCTAACAGATTGATAGCTAACAAGCTATTTATCACTCAAAACACGGTCAAGTGCCATGTATCAAATATCTTTATTAAAATGAACGCTAGAAATCGAGTAGGCGCAATTGCTCAAGGACAAAAGCTCGGTTATTTACAAAATTGTGACCTTCTTCAAGCAAACATTGAAGAAGAAGCTATTTAA
- a CDS encoding ParA family protein: protein MLSITSVSLGGGQGKTTTSFFLGRALAQIGYRVLMVDADPQSSLTLYLGHEVKTQEPTLLEVLKQQVTIEDGIYESNYSNVWLIPSDDGLETIQDYLSSKAMGELALRQRFKNIADLFDVAIVDSPPQRSQICLTAVVAADELLIPAEASSKGLHSLVRTLSLVEELKAVDAFNGSILGVVPFRDRWIGRTQAKRSEISIQDMREVTQEILIIPSILESERYKQAIDTGKTLEELGYADLETPFQRIIEVLEEKWFQNHNHKMTQTAD from the coding sequence GTGCTAAGTATAACTTCAGTTTCTCTAGGGGGAGGGCAAGGAAAAACTACAACCTCCTTCTTTTTGGGTAGAGCATTGGCTCAAATTGGTTATCGTGTTTTAATGGTTGACGCAGATCCACAGTCAAGCCTTACCTTATATTTAGGACATGAAGTAAAAACTCAAGAGCCGACCTTGCTGGAGGTGTTAAAACAGCAAGTTACTATCGAAGATGGAATTTACGAATCTAACTACTCAAATGTTTGGTTGATTCCCTCGGACGATGGATTAGAGACAATCCAGGATTATTTATCTTCCAAAGCAATGGGCGAACTAGCATTGCGGCAACGATTTAAAAATATTGCCGACTTGTTTGACGTTGCAATTGTGGATTCCCCACCTCAGCGATCGCAAATTTGTTTAACAGCCGTGGTAGCTGCTGATGAGTTATTGATTCCAGCAGAAGCTTCATCAAAAGGCTTACATTCACTGGTGCGAACTTTGAGTCTGGTAGAAGAACTTAAGGCAGTAGATGCTTTTAATGGCTCAATTTTAGGTGTCGTACCTTTTCGAGATCGATGGATAGGACGGACTCAAGCTAAACGTAGCGAGATTAGTATTCAAGATATGCGTGAAGTAACGCAGGAAATCTTGATTATTCCTTCTATCTTGGAGAGTGAGAGATATAAGCAAGCAATTGATACAGGCAAAACTTTAGAAGAATTAGGTTATGCCGACCTTGAAACTCCATTTCAAAGAATTATTGAGGTATTAGAAGAAAAATGGTTTCAGAATCACAATCACAAAATGACGCAAACAGCAGATTAA
- a CDS encoding IS1380 family transposase produces MTPFITDCIPKQFTFEQEKLPPVVVNFHGGLVTSDAGLSLIADIDRKLQITSRLAQCFQDYREQNRSLHSVESLVAQRIYGLIMGYEDLNDHEELRHDPMFALALRKRIGQKNQPVILAGKSTLNRLEHCPENVEQGGESRYHRIGHSEAAIESLFVDIFLESYSSPPREIILDLDVTDDLVHGNQEQVFFNTYYGGYCYAPLYIFCGKHLLAAKLRPSNVDPASGALTELQRVIKQIRRQWSNVEILVRGDSAYSRNDIMDWCEAQTQVNYVFGLPQNSRLIKMAMATQNKAKQEFEEKLSTVVSFLETLFVPDIELQTSASHLIDSSIWYRTLDYQTRESWSRSRRVVAKLEYGAKGSNIRFVVTSIPANKIAPGKLYTQKYCPRGEMENRFKEQQLELFSDRTSTHTFAGNQLRLWFSSIGYVLMNALRSQCLVKTELQNAQVGTIRTKLLKLGALITVSTRRVLIAINSSFPYKHIYAAAYRRLQLLPNSG; encoded by the coding sequence ATGACCCCATTTATAACAGATTGTATACCAAAACAGTTCACCTTTGAACAAGAAAAATTACCGCCAGTAGTAGTAAATTTCCATGGTGGTTTAGTAACATCTGATGCCGGATTAAGCTTAATTGCGGATATAGATCGAAAACTGCAAATCACATCAAGATTGGCTCAATGTTTCCAAGATTACCGAGAACAGAATCGCAGTTTACATTCAGTAGAAAGCTTGGTTGCACAACGAATATATGGCTTAATAATGGGATATGAGGACTTAAACGATCATGAAGAATTACGTCATGACCCAATGTTTGCTTTAGCGCTAAGAAAAAGAATAGGTCAAAAAAATCAACCAGTTATATTAGCAGGTAAAAGTACATTAAATCGTCTAGAGCATTGTCCAGAAAATGTAGAACAAGGCGGAGAAAGTAGATATCATAGAATTGGGCATTCCGAAGCCGCAATTGAAAGTTTATTTGTAGATATATTTTTAGAGTCTTACTCATCACCACCACGAGAAATAATTTTAGATTTGGATGTAACTGATGATTTAGTACATGGCAATCAAGAACAGGTTTTTTTCAATACTTATTATGGAGGATATTGCTATGCTCCACTTTATATTTTTTGTGGTAAACATTTATTAGCTGCTAAACTACGACCTTCCAATGTAGATCCAGCATCAGGGGCATTAACAGAATTACAGCGGGTAATTAAACAAATACGGAGACAATGGAGTAATGTAGAAATTTTAGTGCGTGGAGATAGTGCTTATTCACGAAACGATATTATGGACTGGTGTGAAGCACAAACCCAAGTTAACTACGTATTTGGATTGCCACAAAACAGTCGTTTAATCAAGATGGCTATGGCGACTCAAAACAAAGCCAAGCAAGAGTTTGAGGAAAAACTGTCCACAGTTGTTTCATTTCTAGAAACTCTATTTGTTCCAGATATTGAACTTCAGACTTCCGCATCACATCTAATTGATAGTTCAATTTGGTATCGAACTCTGGATTATCAAACTCGTGAATCATGGAGTCGTAGTCGTCGTGTTGTTGCTAAACTTGAGTATGGAGCCAAGGGAAGCAATATTCGTTTTGTTGTCACATCAATTCCTGCAAATAAAATAGCTCCCGGCAAACTTTATACCCAAAAGTATTGTCCTAGAGGTGAGATGGAAAATCGCTTTAAGGAACAACAACTGGAGCTTTTTAGCGATAGAACTAGTACCCATACATTTGCTGGGAATCAATTACGTTTGTGGTTCTCTTCTATCGGTTATGTTTTAATGAATGCGTTACGAAGCCAATGTTTGGTTAAAACCGAATTACAAAATGCTCAAGTTGGAACTATCCGTACTAAGTTATTGAAATTAGGAGCATTGATTACTGTGAGTACGCGGCGAGTTTTAATTGCGATTAATAGTTCTTTTCCCTACAAACATATCTATGCTGCTGCCTACCGTCGCTTGCAGTTATTACCGAATTCTGGTTAA
- the mobV gene encoding MobV family relaxase has translation MAGLAILRVVKLKSFGNVGGSEAHTARLQETSNADPQKTNIRLIGDNDQPLEQIVKLKIKSCTKHKPRKNAVLCSEMFLSASPEYFRPYDPSLAGEWDQERLSSFTNTSKQWLIENYGDKCVRAELHLDEATPHIHAYIVPVNDKTKQLSHNEMFGGSAKECRIKLSKLQDSYAAALAPLGIERGVKGSKATHTKVKEYYQAVNSQPLTLELERLEPRLGESAQQFYDRLKADPVIQALDYQLADRQRAMEHEQRAVQNAMASEKLRQRQDTRIKQLEEENLVLRQQTEQLRDLPLEDVAWQLGLNRDHNQPTKWRGQVNNINIYGSKFYDFHPSEQRGGGGAIDLVMHVKQCDYRQAIAWLYDSFGERGLRRAVIAQAQKIATEFAQLEPRPQFVPPPADERQWHKVENYLTQNRELLPSFLQAVHEQGLIYADEQQNAVFLMRNLDGETTGAFVRGTQGEDNTFKGYVKGSKRTKGWFHLKLGGEPNGEIAKVVLCKSPIEALSFATLEIEVQQGIPKTRTMYMAVDSPKSLPVQFLQTVPAVEVAYDDDDLGNETARMIMEQLDHATRVKPKGKDWNDTLSAWRKYQKQQRRDQQHQQPGQQLEL, from the coding sequence ATGGCAGGTTTAGCAATTTTACGCGTGGTAAAGCTGAAATCTTTTGGCAATGTGGGGGGTAGTGAAGCCCATACTGCCAGATTACAAGAAACTAGCAATGCTGACCCACAAAAAACAAATATCAGGTTGATTGGCGATAACGACCAGCCCTTGGAGCAAATTGTCAAACTTAAGATCAAGTCTTGCACAAAGCACAAGCCCCGCAAAAATGCCGTGTTGTGTAGCGAGATGTTTTTGAGTGCCAGCCCAGAATATTTTCGACCTTATGACCCATCACTAGCGGGAGAATGGGATCAGGAACGATTGAGCAGTTTCACTAACACCTCTAAACAATGGCTGATTGAAAACTACGGGGATAAGTGTGTCAGGGCAGAACTGCACTTGGATGAAGCGACTCCGCATATTCACGCTTACATCGTTCCTGTCAACGATAAAACCAAACAACTTAGCCACAATGAAATGTTTGGGGGTTCAGCCAAAGAGTGCAGAATTAAGTTATCCAAATTGCAAGATAGTTATGCTGCTGCACTAGCACCATTGGGTATTGAACGAGGGGTCAAAGGCAGTAAGGCCACCCACACGAAAGTTAAGGAATATTATCAAGCTGTCAATAGTCAACCTTTGACTTTGGAACTTGAACGATTAGAACCAAGATTGGGAGAATCGGCACAGCAATTCTATGACCGGCTTAAGGCTGACCCAGTTATACAAGCACTTGACTATCAGTTAGCAGATCGTCAACGTGCCATGGAACATGAACAACGAGCTGTTCAAAATGCTATGGCTAGTGAAAAACTTAGGCAACGGCAGGACACCAGAATCAAACAACTTGAAGAAGAAAACTTAGTTTTACGGCAGCAGACAGAGCAACTGCGGGACTTGCCACTGGAGGATGTAGCTTGGCAGTTGGGGTTAAACCGTGACCATAACCAGCCGACGAAATGGAGAGGCCAGGTTAACAATATAAATATATATGGCTCCAAATTTTATGACTTTCATCCCAGTGAACAGAGGGGTGGCGGCGGTGCTATTGACTTGGTGATGCACGTTAAGCAGTGTGATTATCGGCAAGCGATCGCGTGGCTGTATGATAGCTTTGGTGAAAGAGGGTTACGGAGGGCGGTCATCGCTCAAGCTCAAAAAATCGCCACTGAATTTGCACAGTTAGAACCCAGACCCCAATTTGTACCCCCACCAGCTGATGAGCGTCAATGGCATAAAGTCGAAAATTATCTTACCCAAAACCGAGAATTACTACCCAGTTTTCTCCAAGCCGTTCATGAGCAAGGTTTAATTTACGCTGACGAGCAACAAAACGCCGTGTTCTTGATGCGGAATCTAGATGGTGAAACCACAGGTGCATTTGTTAGAGGAACACAAGGGGAAGATAACACCTTTAAGGGATATGTGAAAGGAAGCAAGCGTACAAAAGGGTGGTTTCATTTAAAATTGGGAGGAGAACCAAACGGCGAAATTGCAAAAGTTGTATTGTGTAAATCCCCCATTGAGGCGCTGTCATTTGCCACTTTGGAAATTGAAGTTCAGCAAGGAATACCCAAAACCAGGACAATGTACATGGCAGTAGATAGCCCTAAGAGTCTGCCAGTGCAATTTCTCCAAACTGTTCCCGCCGTAGAAGTGGCTTATGACGATGATGATTTGGGGAATGAGACGGCACGAATGATCATGGAACAATTAGATCATGCCACCAGAGTTAAACCCAAAGGTAAAGATTGGAATGATACCCTGTCTGCATGGAGAAAGTACCAAAAGCAACAGAGGCGTGACCAGCAGCACCAGCAGCCGGGGCAGCAACTGGAACTGTGA
- a CDS encoding ISLre2 family transposase has product MKNSIYSSFDLNKSLEQFQEKVTKLLELTNISEWDGRVFKEREEKIRESALVLAGECTALLLHKLSKSEEFLDKAMQETQGWWHPNTQKHGCKKRQILTIGNVEVNLKLPYVVERPTQPKKNQKILNEGFCPFLRYLGMSEGLTPGVFSKIAQYGAIAGSFEAARTTLIDWGINISLKRIERLTYYFGKIGINLRQSKINGLEVGNLPTTNILKDQRVVIAVDGGRTRIRINNKGRRKLKTNRVGYTGEWVEPKLLTIYVVNEQGEKVKNGEIPITNDGTYSGFEGFLQILEMYLVNLGISQAKQVLLIADGAEWIWIHIPPLLKKLTCPNQTYQLLDFYHAASHLQDFADAAFSTKDERQQWFKKARKTLKKGQALGLMRNMNEFIPGATGERLKILVRERNYILKAYRRRLLKYNEVASQKLPLGSGAIESLIRQVVNLRMKGNSKFWLKDHAEIMLHLRCQWIAKTWDNFCDSIFNSFIKPITV; this is encoded by the coding sequence ATGAAAAATAGTATATATTCTAGCTTCGATTTAAACAAATCTTTAGAACAGTTTCAAGAAAAAGTTACGAAACTTTTAGAATTAACGAATATATCAGAATGGGATGGACGCGTTTTCAAGGAACGAGAGGAAAAAATTAGAGAATCTGCATTAGTTTTAGCAGGAGAATGCACAGCTTTGTTACTGCATAAGCTGTCCAAATCTGAAGAGTTTTTGGATAAAGCAATGCAGGAGACACAAGGATGGTGGCATCCTAACACGCAAAAACATGGTTGTAAAAAGCGCCAAATATTAACAATTGGTAACGTAGAAGTAAATTTAAAATTACCTTATGTAGTTGAACGTCCAACTCAACCAAAGAAAAATCAAAAAATCTTAAATGAAGGATTTTGCCCATTCTTAAGATATTTAGGAATGTCCGAGGGTTTAACCCCTGGTGTTTTCTCGAAGATTGCCCAATATGGTGCAATTGCTGGCTCTTTTGAAGCAGCGCGTACAACGCTAATAGATTGGGGCATAAATATCAGCCTAAAACGCATAGAACGGCTCACATATTACTTTGGTAAGATTGGCATAAATTTACGTCAATCGAAAATAAACGGTTTAGAGGTTGGCAATTTACCGACAACTAATATTCTTAAAGACCAGCGTGTTGTCATCGCCGTAGACGGCGGTCGTACCCGAATTCGGATCAATAATAAAGGTAGACGTAAGCTTAAGACTAACCGTGTAGGCTATACAGGAGAATGGGTTGAGCCTAAATTATTAACTATTTATGTGGTGAATGAGCAAGGTGAAAAAGTTAAGAATGGCGAGATTCCTATTACTAACGATGGGACTTACTCAGGATTTGAAGGATTTTTACAAATCTTAGAGATGTACTTGGTTAATTTAGGGATTAGTCAGGCAAAACAGGTTTTATTAATTGCGGATGGTGCAGAATGGATATGGATACATATCCCTCCGTTATTAAAAAAATTAACCTGCCCAAATCAAACTTATCAGTTATTAGATTTTTATCACGCGGCATCACATTTACAAGACTTCGCTGATGCTGCATTTAGCACAAAAGATGAACGCCAACAATGGTTTAAGAAGGCGCGAAAAACTTTAAAGAAAGGTCAAGCATTAGGTTTAATGAGAAACATGAATGAATTTATTCCTGGGGCGACCGGGGAACGTCTGAAAATTTTAGTCCGAGAGCGAAATTATATTTTAAAAGCTTACCGACGGAGACTTTTAAAATATAACGAAGTTGCATCTCAAAAGCTCCCTCTTGGCAGTGGCGCGATTGAAAGTTTAATTCGTCAAGTTGTTAATTTACGCATGAAAGGTAACAGTAAGTTTTGGCTTAAAGATCATGCCGAAATCATGTTACATCTTCGATGTCAATGGATAGCTAAAACTTGGGATAATTTTTGTGATTCTATATTTAATTCCTTTATTAAACCTATAACTGTTTGA
- a CDS encoding sensor histidine kinase KdpD: MIDYNKIGESKAIVMLIKSLLTSSAFLHDLLNPLIGIKIILKQLIAGHYGHTLEDIRPVLEAILQTNNRVSYLLENRQKSDDILDIHPASVRRLDLFKFLQKLHLEFLPLAKCRSIKLNYESHIALAHGAEVMADAVSLGRMMFNLIQNAIKYTVNGGDVFIRLLNQGNDLVIEIEDTGKGIAPQEIPNIFLPFYRANAQSSGSGWEQRENVRSDFISQLPGLFPNKPWSKFSIFTFSR, translated from the coding sequence TTGATTGATTATAATAAAATAGGAGAATCTAAAGCAATAGTTATGCTAATTAAAAGTCTTCTTACATCCTCAGCTTTTTTGCATGACCTTCTTAATCCGCTTATAGGGATTAAGATTATTTTGAAACAACTCATAGCAGGCCATTATGGTCATACATTAGAAGACATCAGACCAGTCTTAGAAGCTATTTTACAGACGAATAATAGAGTTAGTTATTTGCTGGAAAATAGACAAAAATCTGATGATATTTTAGATATTCATCCAGCGTCTGTTAGACGTTTAGATTTATTCAAGTTTTTGCAAAAACTGCATTTGGAGTTTTTGCCATTAGCTAAGTGCCGTTCAATCAAACTTAACTATGAATCTCATATAGCGTTAGCTCATGGTGCTGAAGTTATGGCTGATGCTGTATCTTTGGGCAGAATGATGTTTAATTTAATACAAAATGCCATTAAATATACTGTCAATGGTGGTGATGTATTTATTAGATTGTTGAATCAGGGAAATGATTTGGTAATTGAGATTGAAGATACTGGTAAAGGGATTGCCCCACAAGAAATACCAAATATATTTTTACCTTTTTACCGAGCCAACGCACAATCATCGGGGTCTGGGTGGGAGCAACGCGAAAATGTGAGATCAGATTTTATATCTCAATTACCAGGGCTGTTTCCTAATAAACCCTGGTCGAAGTTCTCTATTTTTACCTTTTCTAGGTAG
- a CDS encoding ABC transporter permease has translation MFLAKGGRLAYFGPPKLAFDYFKVPDFDTIYSKVERQLSPEKWEERFQESVFHRKFISDRQTIPQTKVTPVAPRINYWQQWWVLCRRNLTILFKSKTSLSLMLTGAPILGGFNFLLWKSDLFDTKTGNAGQSITMLFVTVMMAVMAGSLATMPEIAKETAIYRRERSAGLGVLPYLASKFHLSFLREQCDFVS, from the coding sequence GTGTTCCTCGCTAAGGGCGGACGGCTGGCTTACTTTGGCCCTCCCAAATTGGCATTTGATTACTTTAAAGTTCCAGACTTTGACACTATTTACAGCAAAGTAGAACGGCAGTTATCACCAGAAAAATGGGAGGAAAGGTTTCAAGAAAGTGTTTTTCACCGGAAATTTATTAGCGATCGCCAAACAATCCCCCAAACCAAAGTTACACCAGTAGCACCCCGGATAAACTACTGGCAGCAGTGGTGGGTATTGTGTCGGCGTAATCTCACCATCCTGTTCAAAAGCAAAACGAGCCTGTCCCTGATGTTAACAGGAGCGCCAATTCTGGGAGGATTTAACTTTTTACTGTGGAAATCTGATTTATTTGATACCAAAACAGGCAATGCTGGGCAGTCAATCACAATGTTGTTTGTCACTGTTATGATGGCAGTCATGGCAGGTTCACTAGCAACCATGCCAGAGATAGCGAAAGAGACTGCAATTTATCGACGTGAAAGAAGTGCGGGACTGGGGGTGCTTCCCTATCTTGCGTCTAAGTTTCACCTATCATTTCTGCGGGAGCAATGCGATTTTGTGAGTTGA